One window of the Vicinamibacteria bacterium genome contains the following:
- a CDS encoding carbon-nitrogen hydrolase family protein, protein MKLERPIVAAAAQVSPVFMKKKESIEKYAAAIEEAGRRGVDLLVTPETGIPTYPYWRNNFGYTSPESAALWKDTVVAFYDQSVRIPGPETDELCRAAESARLVAVIGLNEQDDREGSATLYNTMLFLDGDGTILGRHRKLMPTHQERFFWGRGDASDLRVFDTHFGKLGGLVCFENHMTLLKAAMAMKGEEIHAACWPGWWSYGGKSNSVRDMTGEVRPLCFSDQDSAIREYAFETQTFVVSASMYLPEDAVPDDFPYKKSASWKWAMGGSAIANPFGAYVREPVFHKEELVVAELDPRDRIVAKNVFDCMGHYSRWDVVSLRVRSEDYGPTGPMSPRRRITTEQIESVAARHELPADKVESILRDLESLSVEVEVS, encoded by the coding sequence ATGAAGCTCGAACGTCCGATCGTCGCCGCCGCTGCACAGGTGAGCCCGGTGTTCATGAAGAAGAAGGAGAGTATCGAGAAGTACGCCGCCGCCATCGAGGAAGCGGGTCGGCGGGGCGTCGACCTGCTCGTGACTCCGGAGACGGGCATTCCGACTTATCCGTACTGGCGCAACAACTTCGGTTACACGAGCCCGGAATCCGCGGCGCTCTGGAAGGACACGGTCGTGGCCTTCTACGACCAATCGGTCCGCATCCCGGGTCCGGAGACCGACGAGCTTTGTCGGGCAGCGGAGAGCGCGCGGCTCGTTGCCGTCATCGGACTCAACGAGCAGGACGACCGCGAGGGCTCGGCGACCCTGTACAACACCATGCTCTTTCTCGACGGAGACGGCACGATCTTGGGGCGCCACCGGAAGCTCATGCCGACCCACCAGGAACGGTTCTTCTGGGGACGGGGGGACGCTTCCGACTTGCGCGTGTTCGACACGCACTTCGGAAAGCTCGGCGGGCTCGTTTGTTTCGAGAACCACATGACGCTGCTGAAAGCGGCCATGGCCATGAAGGGCGAAGAGATCCACGCCGCCTGCTGGCCCGGCTGGTGGAGTTACGGAGGAAAGTCGAACTCGGTGCGAGACATGACTGGCGAGGTCCGTCCCCTGTGCTTTTCGGATCAGGACTCCGCCATTCGTGAATACGCCTTCGAGACCCAGACGTTCGTCGTGAGCGCTTCGATGTATCTTCCCGAGGACGCGGTTCCCGACGACTTCCCTTACAAGAAGAGCGCTTCGTGGAAATGGGCCATGGGTGGAAGCGCAATCGCCAATCCGTTCGGCGCCTACGTCCGCGAGCCCGTCTTCCACAAGGAGGAGCTGGTCGTGGCCGAGCTCGACCCCCGCGACCGAATCGTCGCCAAGAACGTATTCGACTGCATGGGCCACTACAGCCGCTGGGACGTCGTCTCGTTGCGGGTGCGGAGCGAGGACTACGGCCCCACCGGGCCGATGTCACCGCGTCGCCGCATCACGACCGAGCAAATCGAGTCCGTGGCCGCGCGGCACGAGCTCCCGGCGGACAAAGTGGAATCCATCCTCCGCGATCTCGAGAGCCTCTCGGTGGAAGTCGAGGTCAGCTGA
- a CDS encoding metallophosphoesterase, with translation MSRKWFLAAVPLVMFCLGGWAFWIEPSSLVLHHETIVLPGWQEEQSGLTLALMSDLHIGSPHFGLEALETVVQRLNEEEEPDLVLLAGDYVIHGVLGGSFVPPERTATVLSRLRARLGVYAVLGNHDWWLDGHRVRDALASQGISVLEDEALRLTKDRFDFWLVGLGDAWEAAPDPDAVVARIPDDGLPVVAFTHNPDLFPAVPARIDLTLAGHTHGGQVRFPFFGTPVVPSSYGDRYARGHIIEAGRHLFVTSGLGTSILPVRFRVPPEVVLLRLASSDARNVP, from the coding sequence ATGAGTCGCAAGTGGTTCCTCGCTGCCGTGCCCCTGGTGATGTTCTGCCTCGGCGGATGGGCTTTCTGGATCGAGCCTTCGTCGCTCGTGCTTCACCACGAGACGATTGTCCTTCCCGGGTGGCAAGAGGAGCAGAGCGGGCTGACCTTGGCGCTCATGAGTGATCTGCACATCGGCTCTCCCCATTTCGGCCTCGAGGCCCTCGAGACCGTCGTGCAGAGGTTGAACGAGGAAGAGGAGCCGGATCTCGTCCTTCTGGCGGGCGACTACGTCATTCACGGAGTCCTCGGCGGCAGCTTCGTACCCCCGGAGCGGACGGCCACAGTTCTATCTCGCCTTCGTGCTCGCCTCGGCGTCTACGCCGTGCTGGGAAACCACGACTGGTGGCTCGACGGTCATCGCGTCCGGGATGCGCTCGCGAGCCAGGGGATCTCCGTCCTCGAAGACGAGGCGTTGCGACTCACGAAGGATCGATTCGACTTCTGGCTGGTCGGCCTCGGTGATGCCTGGGAGGCGGCCCCGGATCCGGATGCCGTCGTGGCTCGTATTCCGGATGACGGCCTGCCGGTGGTGGCCTTCACCCACAATCCCGATCTGTTCCCCGCGGTCCCCGCACGAATCGACCTCACGCTTGCCGGCCATACCCATGGCGGACAGGTGCGGTTTCCATTCTTCGGCACACCGGTCGTGCCTTCGAGTTACGGGGATCGTTATGCACGCGGTCACATCATCGAAGCCGGTCGGCACCTGTTCGTGACCTCGGGTCTCGGCACCAGCATTCTCCCCGTTCGCTTTCGCGTTCCGCCGGAGGTCGTGCTCTTGCGGCTCGCCTCGAGCGATGCTAGAAACGTTCCATGA